A stretch of the Enterobacter mori genome encodes the following:
- a CDS encoding MFS transporter, which produces MTQAQPQRTTSDLVKAAVSGWLGTALEFMDFQLYSLGAALVFHEIFFPEQSAAMALILAMGTYGAGYIARIVGAFIFGRMGDSIGRKKVLFITITMMGICTTLIGVLPTYAQIGIFAPVLLVTLRIIQGLGAGAEISGAGTMLAEYAPKGKRGIISSLVAMGTNCGTLSATAIWAVMFFALDREELVAWGWRVPFLASVVVMIFAIWLRMNLKESPVFEKVNDAETVAPAAAQETSLGAMFKSKSFWLATGLRFGQAGNSGLIQTFLAGYLVQTLLFDKAIPTDALMISSVLGFITIPLLGWLSDKVGRRLPYIIVNTSAILLAYPMLSIIVDKSYAPGTIMLSIIVIHNISVLGLFALENITMAEMFGSRNRFTRMAISKEAGGLVAVGFGPVLAGIFCNMTGSWWPIVAMLVAYSVIGLVSAILMPEVRDRDLSAAEDAAEAPRHESVGYGALSSRR; this is translated from the coding sequence ATGACGCAAGCACAACCTCAAAGAACCACCTCCGATCTGGTGAAAGCCGCCGTTTCCGGTTGGCTGGGCACCGCGCTGGAGTTTATGGATTTCCAGCTTTATTCGCTGGGTGCCGCCCTGGTATTCCACGAAATCTTCTTCCCGGAACAGTCTGCCGCGATGGCGCTGATTCTGGCGATGGGGACCTACGGCGCGGGCTATATCGCGCGTATCGTCGGGGCTTTCATCTTCGGCAGAATGGGTGACAGCATCGGCCGTAAAAAGGTGCTGTTCATTACCATCACCATGATGGGGATCTGCACCACGCTGATTGGCGTCCTGCCGACCTACGCGCAGATTGGGATTTTCGCGCCGGTCCTGCTGGTGACGCTGCGCATTATTCAGGGGCTGGGCGCTGGCGCGGAGATATCTGGCGCTGGCACGATGCTCGCGGAGTACGCTCCGAAGGGGAAACGCGGCATTATCTCCTCGCTGGTGGCGATGGGGACCAACTGCGGAACGCTGAGCGCAACGGCTATCTGGGCTGTCATGTTCTTTGCCCTCGACCGTGAAGAACTTGTCGCCTGGGGCTGGCGCGTACCCTTCCTCGCCAGCGTCGTGGTGATGATCTTCGCCATCTGGCTGCGTATGAATCTCAAAGAAAGCCCGGTCTTTGAGAAAGTGAACGACGCAGAAACTGTCGCTCCGGCGGCTGCCCAGGAAACCTCCCTGGGCGCGATGTTCAAAAGCAAATCCTTCTGGCTGGCAACCGGGCTGCGCTTCGGGCAGGCGGGTAACTCGGGTCTGATCCAGACGTTCCTGGCGGGCTATCTGGTACAGACGCTGCTGTTCGATAAGGCAATTCCCACCGATGCACTGATGATTAGCTCTGTCCTCGGGTTCATCACCATACCTCTGTTGGGCTGGCTGTCTGACAAGGTAGGGCGTCGGCTGCCGTACATCATCGTTAACACCTCAGCCATTCTCCTGGCTTACCCCATGCTGTCGATTATCGTCGATAAGAGCTACGCGCCGGGGACGATCATGCTTTCCATTATTGTCATTCATAATATTTCGGTACTGGGGCTGTTCGCGCTGGAAAACATCACCATGGCTGAGATGTTTGGCTCACGTAATCGCTTTACCCGCATGGCTATCTCCAAAGAGGCGGGCGGGCTGGTGGCGGTGGGCTTTGGTCCGGTACTGGCGGGGATCTTCTGTAACATGACCGGATCCTGGTGGCCGATTGTCGCCATGCTGGTTGCCTATTCCGTGATTGGGCTGGTCTCGGCAATCCTGATGCCGGAAGTGCGTGACCGTGATTTGAGCGCGGCAGAAGATGCGGCGGAAGCGCCGCGGCACGAATCAGTTGGCTATGGCGCACTCTCGTCACGACGCTAA
- a CDS encoding mannitol dehydrogenase family protein yields the protein MENRLLQAKATLPQYDRGSLKARIVHLGFGAFHRAHQAVYTDILAAEHGSDWGYCEVNLIGGEQQIADLNAQDNLYTVAEMSADAWTSRVVGVVKKALHAQVDGLETVLAAMCEPQVAIVSLTITEKGYCHSPATGQLMLDHPLIVADLENPLQPKSAPGVVVEALARRKAAGLPAFSVMSCDNMPENGHVMRNVTCAYARAVDGELADWIEANVTFPSTMVDRIVPAVTADTLDKIEQLTGVRDPAGVACEPFRQWVIEDNFVAGRPQWEKAGAELVADVIPFEEMKLRMLNGSHSFLAYLGYLAGYQHITDCMEDENYRAAAHALMLKEQAPTLKVKGVDLGHYADLLIARYSNPALRHRTWQIAMDGSQKLPQRMLDSVRWHLVHRKPFPLLALGVAGWMRYVGGVDEQGDAIEVSDPQLAVIQAAVKGSAEGQSRVKALLGIEAIFGNELPQDAVFVNAVMEAYQTLLQKGAKATVAQYAVQP from the coding sequence ATGGAAAACCGGTTATTACAGGCGAAAGCGACGCTGCCTCAGTACGATCGCGGCAGCCTCAAGGCGCGCATTGTTCATTTAGGGTTTGGCGCATTTCACCGTGCGCATCAGGCCGTTTATACCGATATTCTTGCGGCTGAACACGGCAGCGACTGGGGATACTGCGAAGTGAATCTGATTGGTGGCGAACAGCAAATTGCCGATCTCAATGCGCAGGATAACCTCTACACCGTCGCGGAGATGTCTGCCGATGCATGGACATCGCGCGTCGTCGGCGTGGTCAAAAAAGCACTGCACGCGCAGGTTGATGGGCTGGAAACCGTGCTGGCGGCGATGTGTGAACCTCAGGTCGCGATTGTCTCCCTGACCATCACCGAGAAAGGATACTGCCACTCCCCGGCGACCGGACAACTGATGCTCGATCATCCGTTAATCGTCGCTGACCTGGAAAACCCGCTTCAGCCGAAATCTGCCCCTGGCGTCGTGGTTGAAGCACTGGCGCGTCGTAAAGCGGCAGGTTTGCCTGCTTTCAGCGTAATGTCCTGCGATAACATGCCGGAGAATGGTCACGTCATGCGTAACGTAACCTGCGCCTACGCGCGTGCCGTAGACGGCGAACTGGCGGACTGGATAGAAGCTAACGTCACCTTCCCGTCAACGATGGTGGATCGCATTGTGCCTGCAGTAACCGCCGATACGTTGGATAAAATCGAGCAGCTGACCGGCGTGCGCGATCCGGCGGGCGTGGCCTGCGAGCCGTTCCGCCAGTGGGTTATCGAAGATAACTTTGTAGCTGGGCGTCCGCAGTGGGAAAAAGCAGGTGCCGAGCTGGTTGCAGATGTCATCCCGTTCGAAGAGATGAAGCTGCGTATGCTCAACGGCAGCCACTCGTTCCTGGCCTATCTCGGCTATCTGGCAGGGTATCAGCACATCACCGACTGCATGGAAGATGAAAACTACCGCGCAGCCGCGCACGCGCTGATGCTAAAAGAGCAGGCTCCCACGCTAAAAGTGAAAGGTGTCGATTTAGGCCACTATGCTGACCTGCTGATTGCGCGCTACAGCAACCCGGCACTGCGTCACCGCACCTGGCAGATCGCGATGGACGGCAGCCAGAAGCTCCCGCAACGTATGCTGGACTCCGTGCGCTGGCATCTGGTGCACCGGAAGCCTTTCCCGCTGCTGGCGCTGGGCGTGGCTGGCTGGATGCGTTACGTTGGCGGTGTGGACGAGCAGGGTGATGCCATTGAGGTGAGCGACCCGCAGCTGGCGGTGATTCAGGCGGCAGTAAAGGGAAGCGCAGAGGGGCAAAGTCGCGTTAAGGCGCTGCTGGGCATTGAAGCCATTTTTGGAAACGAACTTCCGCAGGATGCCGTGTTTGTGAATGCGGTGATGGAGGCCTATCAGACGCTGCTGCAGAAAGGGGCAAAAGCCACAGTGGCACAGTACGCGGTTCAACCGTAA
- the ydfZ gene encoding putative selenium delivery protein YdfZ: MMTYDRNRNAITTGSRVMISGTGRTGVIKAIHSEGLDAAQVRRSKTVEVEGSEGRYEPIELIRLGMH, from the coding sequence ATGATGACATACGACCGTAACCGTAACGCCATTACCACCGGCAGCCGGGTCATGATTAGCGGCACCGGCCGCACCGGCGTGATTAAAGCGATTCACAGCGAGGGGCTGGACGCTGCGCAGGTGCGACGCAGCAAAACGGTTGAAGTGGAAGGAAGTGAAGGTAGGTACGAACCGATCGAACTGATTCGTCTGGGAATGCACTAA
- a CDS encoding universal stress protein produces MYKKILMPVDVFEMDLSDKAVRHAANLAKAEGASITLVNILPNSSRSLLRGFNADIKKFEEYMTAESEKKMTALKRLFDISPNDIHCKVCFGNVRDEIIKLSKEGGYDVIVIGSKNPSITTHLLGSNAESILRYATIPVLVVR; encoded by the coding sequence ATGTACAAGAAAATATTGATGCCTGTAGATGTGTTTGAAATGGACTTGAGCGATAAAGCGGTTCGCCACGCGGCCAACCTGGCAAAAGCCGAAGGCGCGTCGATTACCCTGGTCAACATTCTGCCTAACAGCAGCCGCTCGCTGCTGCGCGGGTTCAACGCGGACATAAAGAAGTTTGAAGAGTATATGACCGCAGAGTCTGAGAAAAAAATGACGGCGTTAAAGCGGCTCTTCGATATTTCGCCGAATGATATTCACTGTAAAGTGTGCTTTGGCAACGTACGTGATGAAATTATCAAGCTCAGCAAAGAAGGAGGGTATGACGTTATTGTCATCGGGTCGAAAAACCCAAGCATCACAACCCATCTGCTGGGGTCAAATGCGGAGTCTATTCTACGCTACGCCACGATTCCGGTATTAGTCGTTCGCTAA
- a CDS encoding GntR family transcriptional regulator, with translation MAAESQLNPTQPVNQQIYRILRRDIVHCLIPPGTPLSEKEVSVRFDVSRQPVREAFIKLAENGLIQIRPQRGSYVNKISLSQVRNGCFVRQAIECAVARRAAALIDDNQCYLLEQNLHQQRIAIDRKQLNDFFQLDDEFHQRLAQIADCQLAWDTIENIKATIDRVRYMSLDHVSPPEMLLRQHHDIFSALQKRDADGVENAMTLHLQEISESVQLIRQENSEWFSEE, from the coding sequence ATGGCCGCTGAATCGCAACTCAATCCTACCCAGCCCGTTAACCAGCAAATTTATCGTATTTTACGACGCGATATCGTCCACTGCCTGATCCCGCCGGGAACGCCGCTCTCTGAAAAAGAGGTCTCGGTGCGTTTTGACGTTTCCCGTCAGCCGGTGCGCGAGGCGTTTATCAAACTTGCTGAAAATGGCCTGATTCAGATCCGCCCCCAGCGCGGCAGCTATGTGAATAAGATTTCCCTTTCACAAGTCCGTAATGGCTGTTTCGTCCGACAGGCTATTGAGTGCGCAGTGGCACGTCGCGCCGCAGCGCTTATCGATGACAACCAGTGTTACCTGTTGGAGCAAAACCTCCATCAGCAACGTATTGCGATTGACCGTAAGCAGCTCAACGACTTCTTCCAGCTTGATGACGAGTTTCATCAGAGACTGGCGCAAATTGCGGATTGTCAGCTGGCGTGGGATACCATCGAAAACATCAAAGCCACCATCGACCGCGTGCGCTACATGAGCCTTGACCATGTCTCCCCGCCGGAAATGCTGCTCCGCCAGCACCATGATATTTTCAGCGCGCTGCAAAAGCGCGACGCGGACGGCGTGGAAAACGCGATGACGCTGCATCTGCAGGAAATTAGCGAATCGGTACAGCTCATTCGGCAGGAAAATAGCGAGTGGTTTAGCGAAGAGTAA
- the ydfG gene encoding bifunctional NADP-dependent 3-hydroxy acid dehydrogenase/3-hydroxypropionate dehydrogenase YdfG, which translates to MIILVTGATAGFGESITRRFVANGHKVIATGRRQERLQELKDELGDSILTAQLDVRNRAAIEEMIANLPAEWRAIDVLVNNAGLALGMEPAHKASVEDWENMIDTNNKGLVYMTRAVLPGMVERNRGHIINIGSTAGSWPYAGGNVYGATKAFVRQFSLNLRTDLHGTAIRVTDIEPGLVGGTEFSNVRFKGDDAKADKTYENANALTPEDITETVWWVATLPKHVNINTVEMMPVSQSFAGLSVHRG; encoded by the coding sequence ATGATTATTTTAGTTACCGGGGCGACAGCGGGTTTTGGTGAAAGCATCACGCGTCGCTTCGTCGCCAACGGACACAAGGTGATTGCGACCGGTCGCCGTCAGGAGCGCCTGCAGGAGCTGAAAGACGAATTAGGCGACAGCATCCTGACCGCACAGCTGGACGTGCGTAACCGCGCGGCTATTGAAGAGATGATTGCTAATCTGCCAGCAGAATGGCGCGCCATCGACGTGCTGGTTAACAATGCCGGTCTGGCGCTGGGCATGGAGCCCGCCCACAAAGCCAGCGTTGAAGACTGGGAAAACATGATCGACACCAACAACAAAGGGCTGGTGTATATGACCCGCGCCGTGCTGCCGGGTATGGTCGAGCGCAACCGCGGTCACATCATCAACATCGGCTCGACTGCCGGGAGCTGGCCTTACGCGGGCGGCAACGTCTATGGCGCGACGAAAGCGTTTGTGCGTCAGTTCAGCCTTAACCTGCGCACCGACCTGCACGGCACCGCCATTCGCGTCACCGATATCGAGCCAGGTCTGGTGGGTGGGACCGAGTTCTCGAACGTGCGTTTTAAAGGCGATGACGCGAAAGCGGACAAAACTTACGAAAACGCCAATGCCCTGACGCCAGAAGACATTACTGAAACCGTCTGGTGGGTGGCGACGCTGCCAAAACACGTCAACATCAACACCGTTGAAATGATGCCAGTCAGCCAGAGCTTTGCCGGACTTAGCGTCCATAGAGGCTAA
- the dcp gene encoding peptidyl-dipeptidase Dcp — MSANNPFFDISLLPYQAPRFDEINDSHYRPAFDEALRQKRADIAAIVAQTAAPDFTNTVLALEKSGAMLSRVNSVFFALASAHTNAYLQALEEQFSTELAALANDIWLSETLFARVESVWQDRAALDAESRRLVEETYQRFILAGARLNETEKAELKALNTEAASLTSQFNQRLLAANKAGGLVVDYAHQLEGLSADEIATAAQAAAEKGLNDRWLIPLLNTTQQPALSALRNRQTRENLFNAGWTRTQKGDENDTRELILRLTTLRARQARLLGFKDYASWSTADQMAKTPDAALAFMRGIVPAARARAEREQADIQNVIDDEQGGFAVQAWDWAFYAERVRLGKYALDESQIKPYFALNTVLHDGVFWATSQLFGIRFVERFDIPVYHPDVRVWEIFDHSGEGMALFYGDFFARDSKQGGAWMGNFVEQSFEFASRPVIYNVCNYQKPANGGIALLSWDDVITLFHEFGHTLHGLFASQRYATLSGTNTPRDFVEFPSQINEHWASHPQVFAHYARHYETNEPMPDALRDKMLTATQFNKGYDMTELLSAALLDMNWHGISEAVSSVDAFEAEALKKEGLDLPAVPPRYRSSYFAHIFGGGYAAGYYAYLWTQMLADDGYQWFVEQGGLTRENGQKFREAILSRGNSTDLAELYRQWRGHDPRIEPMLENRGLSE; from the coding sequence ATGTCGGCCAATAACCCTTTTTTTGACATTAGCCTGTTGCCTTATCAGGCGCCGCGTTTTGATGAGATTAACGATAGCCATTATCGCCCGGCATTCGATGAAGCGCTTCGCCAGAAGCGAGCGGACATTGCTGCCATTGTTGCCCAGACCGCTGCGCCAGACTTCACTAACACCGTGCTGGCGCTGGAGAAAAGCGGCGCCATGCTCTCCCGCGTCAACAGCGTATTCTTCGCCTTGGCCTCCGCGCACACCAATGCGTACCTGCAGGCGCTGGAGGAGCAGTTCTCTACCGAACTTGCCGCGCTGGCGAACGATATCTGGTTGAGTGAGACCCTTTTCGCCCGCGTGGAGAGCGTCTGGCAGGATCGTGCTGCGCTGGACGCTGAATCTCGTCGTCTGGTCGAGGAGACGTACCAGCGGTTTATTCTGGCCGGTGCGCGCCTGAATGAAACGGAAAAAGCCGAGCTGAAGGCGCTGAATACCGAGGCGGCCTCCCTGACCAGCCAGTTTAATCAGCGCCTGCTGGCTGCCAATAAAGCGGGTGGGCTGGTGGTGGATTACGCGCATCAGCTTGAGGGACTTAGCGCAGATGAGATCGCTACTGCCGCGCAGGCCGCCGCGGAGAAGGGGCTAAACGATCGCTGGCTCATCCCGCTTCTGAACACCACTCAGCAACCCGCGCTATCAGCGCTGCGCAATCGTCAGACGCGCGAAAACCTGTTTAACGCTGGCTGGACGCGCACCCAGAAAGGGGATGAAAACGACACTCGCGAGCTGATCCTCCGTTTGACGACGCTGCGCGCCCGACAGGCCCGGCTGCTGGGGTTCAAGGATTACGCCAGCTGGAGCACTGCCGACCAGATGGCGAAAACGCCCGACGCCGCACTGGCCTTTATGCGCGGAATAGTGCCAGCCGCGCGTGCGCGTGCAGAGCGCGAGCAGGCCGATATTCAGAACGTGATTGATGACGAGCAGGGTGGTTTCGCCGTGCAGGCCTGGGACTGGGCATTTTATGCCGAGCGCGTGCGCCTCGGGAAATACGCGCTGGATGAATCGCAAATCAAGCCGTACTTTGCACTGAACACCGTACTGCACGACGGCGTGTTCTGGGCCACCAGCCAGCTGTTTGGCATCCGTTTTGTCGAGCGTTTTGATATTCCTGTTTATCATCCCGACGTGCGGGTGTGGGAGATTTTCGACCACTCCGGTGAAGGCATGGCGCTGTTCTACGGTGATTTCTTCGCCCGCGATTCCAAGCAGGGTGGGGCATGGATGGGGAATTTCGTCGAGCAATCCTTCGAGTTTGCTTCCCGTCCGGTTATCTACAACGTCTGTAACTACCAAAAACCGGCGAATGGCGGTATCGCGCTTCTCTCCTGGGATGATGTGATAACCCTGTTCCACGAATTTGGTCATACCCTGCACGGACTCTTTGCCAGCCAGCGCTACGCCACGCTCTCCGGGACAAATACCCCGCGTGATTTCGTCGAGTTCCCGTCGCAGATCAACGAGCACTGGGCCAGCCATCCGCAGGTCTTTGCCCACTATGCGCGTCACTATGAAACCAATGAGCCGATGCCGGACGCGCTGCGCGATAAAATGCTTACTGCGACCCAGTTCAATAAAGGGTACGACATGACGGAACTGCTGAGTGCGGCACTGTTGGACATGAACTGGCACGGGATTAGCGAAGCCGTTTCGAGCGTTGACGCTTTTGAAGCGGAAGCGTTGAAAAAAGAGGGGCTGGACCTGCCCGCCGTCCCGCCGCGCTACCGCAGCAGCTATTTTGCGCATATCTTCGGCGGCGGCTACGCTGCAGGCTATTACGCTTATTTGTGGACGCAAATGCTGGCGGACGATGGCTATCAGTGGTTTGTTGAGCAGGGTGGTTTGACTCGCGAAAACGGACAGAAATTCCGCGAGGCGATTTTGTCGCGCGGGAACAGCACTGATTTAGCTGAACTTTATCGCCAGTGGCGTGGGCACGATCCGAGGATTGAACCGATGCTGGAAAATCGCGGGTTGAGCGAATAG
- the uspF gene encoding universal stress protein UspF: MYNSILVPIDISEDSLTNMVIPFVQAHTALNTAKVHFLTVIPSLPYYSSLGLAYSVEMPKMKEFQHAALAKLDEIVKQFKIPADKIQTHAVTGSPKDQILKLAETIGADLIIIASHKPDISTYLLGSNAAAVVRHAKCPVLVVR; the protein is encoded by the coding sequence ATGTATAACTCAATTTTAGTTCCAATTGACATTTCTGAGGATAGCCTGACAAACATGGTTATCCCCTTCGTTCAGGCACATACCGCACTTAACACAGCTAAGGTTCACTTTCTTACTGTTATTCCATCGCTTCCGTATTATTCATCATTAGGTTTGGCCTACTCCGTAGAAATGCCGAAGATGAAAGAGTTTCAGCACGCGGCCTTAGCGAAACTGGATGAAATCGTTAAACAATTCAAAATCCCTGCAGACAAAATACAGACGCATGCCGTCACGGGGTCCCCAAAGGATCAGATCCTTAAGCTCGCTGAGACGATCGGCGCAGATCTGATTATCATCGCCTCCCACAAACCTGACATATCGACGTATCTGTTGGGTTCGAACGCTGCGGCAGTGGTGCGGCATGCGAAATGCCCTGTCCTGGTCGTAAGATAG
- a CDS encoding MgtC family protein, protein MFPYISHLLAAMLLGAIIGAERQWRQRMAGLRTNALVATGAAVFILSSVSTSPDSPGRIAAQIVSGIGFLGAGVIMREGMNIRGLNTAATLWCSAGIGVLCGLGQFWNAGMASVIILCANILLREAAQRINQLPALHEGEKCYVLKITCNDEHEDAVRQNIVNMAKELTLSLKAIYCDAAQAEGKTEIRAEVMTREEYRKLLELIMGNIGGNKIMASVSCHAI, encoded by the coding sequence ATGTTCCCTTATATCTCTCATCTGCTCGCAGCGATGCTGCTGGGCGCAATTATCGGCGCGGAAAGACAGTGGCGCCAGCGTATGGCCGGGCTTCGTACCAATGCACTGGTTGCCACGGGCGCGGCCGTGTTTATTTTAAGTTCAGTATCGACCTCCCCCGATAGTCCGGGCCGTATTGCAGCGCAGATAGTGTCCGGCATCGGCTTTCTTGGCGCAGGCGTTATTATGCGCGAAGGAATGAATATTCGGGGTCTTAATACCGCCGCGACGCTGTGGTGTTCGGCCGGAATTGGCGTGTTATGCGGCTTAGGCCAATTCTGGAATGCCGGCATGGCCAGCGTGATTATTCTGTGCGCCAACATCTTGCTTCGCGAAGCTGCGCAGCGGATTAATCAACTGCCCGCGCTCCATGAAGGCGAAAAATGTTATGTCCTTAAAATCACCTGTAATGACGAGCATGAAGATGCGGTACGGCAGAATATTGTCAACATGGCGAAAGAGTTGACGTTAAGCCTGAAAGCCATTTATTGCGATGCGGCGCAAGCAGAAGGAAAAACCGAAATACGGGCCGAGGTAATGACCCGTGAGGAATACCGGAAATTACTTGAGCTGATTATGGGTAATATTGGCGGAAATAAAATTATGGCATCCGTAAGCTGTCACGCAATATGA
- a CDS encoding 2-hydroxyacid dehydrogenase, translating to MKLAVYSTKQYDKKYLQHVNEAYGFDLEFFDFLLSEKTAKTAHGCEGVCIFVNDDGSRPVLEELKKQGVKYIALRCAGFNNVDLDAAKELGLKVVRVPAYSPEAVAEHAIGMMMSLNRRIHRAYQRTRDANFSLEGLTGFTMYGKTAGVIGTGKIGVAALRILKGFGMRLLAFDPYPSAAALDLGVEYVDLPTLFSQSDVISLHCPLTPENYHLLNQAAFDQMKDGVMIINTSRGGLVDSQAAIEALKTQKIGALGMDVYENERDLFFEDKSNDVIQDDVFRRLSACHNVLFTGHQAFLTAEALISISETTLGNLQQLEKGEASPNELA from the coding sequence ATGAAACTCGCGGTATATAGCACAAAGCAGTACGACAAAAAGTATCTGCAACATGTTAACGAGGCTTACGGGTTTGACCTTGAATTTTTCGACTTTCTGCTGTCCGAAAAAACCGCCAAAACGGCGCACGGCTGTGAAGGCGTCTGCATTTTTGTGAACGATGATGGCAGTCGTCCGGTGCTGGAAGAGCTGAAAAAGCAAGGGGTTAAGTATATCGCCCTGCGCTGTGCGGGCTTCAATAACGTGGACCTCGACGCGGCGAAGGAGCTGGGTCTGAAGGTGGTGCGCGTGCCGGCGTATTCCCCGGAAGCGGTCGCGGAACATGCGATTGGCATGATGATGTCGCTCAACCGTCGTATTCACCGCGCCTATCAGCGCACCCGTGACGCCAACTTCTCGCTGGAAGGACTGACCGGCTTTACCATGTACGGCAAAACCGCAGGCGTGATCGGCACCGGTAAAATTGGCGTGGCTGCCCTGCGGATTCTGAAAGGCTTCGGCATGCGTCTGCTGGCATTCGATCCGTATCCAAGCGCCGCAGCGCTGGATCTGGGCGTGGAGTACGTCGACCTGCCGACGCTGTTCTCCCAGTCCGACGTGATCTCCCTGCACTGTCCGCTGACGCCGGAAAACTACCACCTGCTTAATCAGGCGGCGTTTGACCAAATGAAAGATGGCGTAATGATCATCAACACCAGCCGCGGCGGGCTGGTTGACTCTCAGGCCGCTATCGAAGCGCTGAAGACCCAGAAAATTGGCGCGCTGGGGATGGACGTGTATGAGAATGAGCGCGATCTGTTCTTTGAAGACAAGTCTAATGATGTGATTCAGGACGACGTGTTCCGCCGCCTGTCCGCCTGCCATAACGTGCTGTTTACCGGGCACCAGGCATTTCTGACTGCCGAAGCGCTGATCAGTATTTCGGAAACCACGCTGGGGAATCTGCAGCAGCTGGAAAAAGGTGAAGCCTCCCCTAACGAGCTGGCTTAA